In Candidatus Eisenbacteria bacterium, the DNA window GCGGTGACCGGCGGGAACGGAAACGGCCGCCTCGACCCGGGGGAGACCGCAAACCTCCTCGTCACCCTGGAAAACGTGGGGATCCTCGAGGACGCGGCCGATGCGCGCGCGGCTCTTCGAACCGACGATCCGTACGTACGGCTCCTCGACGCTTCCTCGTCGTTCGGCTCGATCTCTGCCGGCGGGACCGCGAACAACGCCGCGGATCTCTTCACCGTGGCCGTGGACTCCGCCGTCCCGGACGGGCACACGGTCGTGCTCCGCATCGAGATGAACTGGTCGGGCAATGCGCGAAACGAGGAGACCCTCTCCTTCCCGATCGGCGCGCCGATCCTCGCCGACGATTTTGAAAGCGGGAACCAGGGTTGGTCGCAGGATCCGACGCACACGGCGTCGACCGGCGCGTGGGTCCTCATCAATCCGAACCCGACGAGCTTCCAACCGGGGGACGACACGACCCCCGATCCCGGAACGATCTGCTGGGTCACCGCGCAGAACACGTCCGACGGGGTGGACGATGTCGACAACGGGATCTCCGCTCTCCGATCGCCGGCGTGGGACCTCTCCGCCTACGAGAATGTAAGTTTAGAATTCAATTACTTCCACGGGCAGCGCGATCCGGGAGACGACCCGAACGACTTCTTCCGCGTCGACCTCTCGAACAATGGGGGCTCCACCTTCCCGGCCAACCTCATCTTCATCGGCGACGTGTACCACGCGGCGAACTGGATCCCCTTCCAGGCGGACCTCGCGGATCTTCTTCCGCTTACGAGCCAGATGGTCCTCCGCTTCCAAGCGTCGGACGGAACGGGGCCGGGCGACCTCATCGAGGTGGGCCTCGACGACCTTCTCCTCCTCGTCGGTTCCTCTTCGAACGAGCCCCCGACCGCGCCGGTCCCCCTCGCGCCGGGGGACGGGGAGCCGGCCCTTCCGACAGCCGCGCTCACCGTGTCGAACGCAACCGACCCGGAATCGAGCGCGCTCACCTACGGTTTCCTCGTCTTCGCCGACTCGCTCCTCACCAACCTCGTGCGGAGCGCGAGCGCGATCCCCGAGGGGAACGCCGAGACGCTGTGGGCCGTGGAGCCGCCTCTTCCGGACGGAACGTTCTGGTGGCGCGCGTATGCCGAGGATGAAGAGAAGCGAAGCCTCCTCTCGGCGGTCCGGTCGTTCACCGTCGACGTTTCGACCGCCGTTGAGCGTGGCGTCCCGACGCTCGCGCTCTTCGCCCCCTCGCCGAACCCCGCACCCGGCGGCGCCGTTCTCCGGTTCGCGCTGCCGCGTGAAGGGCGCGTGCGAGCCGATGTTTTCGATGTGAACGGTCGACGCGTGCGTCAGCTCGCGCGCGGCGTCTTCCCGGCCGGCGCGCAGGCGATCCGTTGGGACGGCCTCGACCAGCGCGGACATGAAGCCGCGCCCGGGGTCTACTTCGTTCGCATTCGGGCGAACGACGAGGAGAGGACGGTCAAGCTCGTCCTCGTCCGGTGAGGCCTCCTGTACCAGGTACGCTTGCCCCCCTGTACCGGGTACGCTTGTTGTGCTCGCCGAAAGGGCTTGACGGCACCTTGGGCTCCCGCGGTAGAATCAGCGCCTTCGCGGGGCAGTCCATCGGCCGAGCTCGTCTCGATCGTGGGACCGAGCCCCGCGAGGTTGCGCCGGATGGCCGGGCGGGCGAGTTCGGCGTAATCAGTTGATAAAAAAGGAGTTGAGCGGGCGGGCTCACCTGGCGGGTTCGCCCTCGTTTCTCGTCTGGGCCCTTTGGCCTCGCGTCGGGCCCGGCCGGGCGACGGCTTCCCGCGGGCTCAGGTCTCGCGAAGCCGGCTCACGGTCCCGCCGGAGCCGAAAGGATGACTGCCGTGATCGTTGGAGTCCCGAAAGAGACCTTCCCGGGGGAGCGGCGCGTCGCGCTCAATCCCCCCGGCGTCGGGACCCTCAAGAAAGAGGGCCTCGAGGTGATCATCCAGAAGGGGGCCGGAGAGGGCGCGAGCCTCGCCGACCCCGTCTATGTGGAGCGGGGGGCGCGGATCGTGCCGGACCGAAACGCCGTCTTCTCGGAAGCCGACGTGATCCTGCAAGTGCGGGGGCCCGGCGCGAACCCGATCGAGGGAGCGAAGGATCTTTCGCTCCTCAAGGAAAAGCACGCCCTCATCGCCTTCCTCGATCCGCTCGCCGCGACGGACATGATGCAGGCGCTCGCGAAGACCGGGGCGACCTCCTTCTCGATGGAGCTCATGCCCCGCACGACGCGGGCGCAGAGCATGGACGCCCTGAGCTCGATGGCGACCGTCGCGGGGTACATGGCAGTGCTCCTCGGGGCGACGCATCTTCCGAAGTTCTTTCCGATGTTCATGACCGCCGCCGGGACGATCTCCGCG includes these proteins:
- a CDS encoding T9SS type A sorting domain-containing protein, with product MFKHRMFGAFGSRALLGAALLLLASAAHGEDRTIYQEIELPWPTEEEIQVLRAFPDLEVIRAERGSRVRLLSTPPITQGLIDAGLRPTIAIDDAAAFHMSGRAFAPGLGAYYSYSEAVAFLDSLHAAYPDITTAKMSIGTTWEGRTIWAIKISDNPDVDEDEPEVLFDALHHAREPIGVSILVDYMRYVCENYGSDPEATFLVNEREIWFVPVVNPDGYVWNEYSGGSDMMWRKNRRDNSGSCEGVDLNRNYDYQWGGSGSSSDPCSDTYRGPSAFSEPESQAFRDFMLARDFVTHDSYHSYAAVLLYPWGYTTTPPPDNATFAAIAAERVRENGYDYGSAGASLYLASGITSDWAYGALGIYSFTTEVGGSWFWPEESEIPGLVAENLYSNIYLTLVAGTYVRLADAAVTGGNGNGRLDPGETANLLVTLENVGILEDAADARAALRTDDPYVRLLDASSSFGSISAGGTANNAADLFTVAVDSAVPDGHTVVLRIEMNWSGNARNEETLSFPIGAPILADDFESGNQGWSQDPTHTASTGAWVLINPNPTSFQPGDDTTPDPGTICWVTAQNTSDGVDDVDNGISALRSPAWDLSAYENVSLEFNYFHGQRDPGDDPNDFFRVDLSNNGGSTFPANLIFIGDVYHAANWIPFQADLADLLPLTSQMVLRFQASDGTGPGDLIEVGLDDLLLLVGSSSNEPPTAPVPLAPGDGEPALPTAALTVSNATDPESSALTYGFLVFADSLLTNLVRSASAIPEGNAETLWAVEPPLPDGTFWWRAYAEDEEKRSLLSAVRSFTVDVSTAVERGVPTLALFAPSPNPAPGGAVLRFALPREGRVRADVFDVNGRRVRQLARGVFPAGAQAIRWDGLDQRGHEAAPGVYFVRIRANDEERTVKLVLVR